One Pseudonocardia abyssalis DNA segment encodes these proteins:
- a CDS encoding Fpg/Nei family DNA glycosylase produces MPELPEVEALAHHLREHAIYRPVARVDVASMSAVKTFDPPVTALAGRVVTGAARYGKFLSVEFLDRPDDPLHLITHLSRAGWLRWHDTATLTPPKPGRGPLELRVHLDHVGGPGFDLTEAGTQKRLAVYLVTDPQQVPGIARLGPDALALSRDEFAALLTGRGERIKTLLVEQTVLSGVGNAYSDEILHTAKISPYASSGRLGTDQVDALYAALRSVLTDAVDRSVGQKAAELKGEKRSGLRVHARTGLPCPVCGDIVREVSFATKSFQYCPGCQTGGKPLADRRLSRLVR; encoded by the coding sequence ATGCCCGAGCTTCCCGAGGTCGAGGCGCTGGCCCACCACCTTCGCGAGCACGCGATCTACCGGCCCGTCGCGCGCGTCGACGTGGCGTCCATGAGTGCGGTCAAGACGTTCGACCCGCCGGTCACCGCGTTGGCCGGGCGGGTCGTCACCGGGGCGGCGCGGTACGGCAAGTTCCTGTCCGTCGAGTTCCTCGACCGGCCCGACGACCCGCTCCACCTCATCACCCACCTGTCCCGGGCCGGCTGGCTGCGCTGGCACGACACGGCGACCCTCACCCCGCCCAAGCCCGGCCGCGGGCCGCTGGAGCTGCGGGTGCACCTCGACCACGTCGGCGGGCCGGGTTTCGACCTCACCGAGGCCGGCACCCAGAAGCGCCTCGCCGTCTACCTGGTGACCGACCCCCAGCAGGTCCCCGGCATCGCGCGCCTGGGCCCCGATGCGCTCGCGCTGTCCCGCGACGAGTTCGCCGCCCTGCTCACCGGGCGCGGCGAGCGGATCAAGACGCTGCTGGTGGAGCAGACGGTGCTCTCGGGCGTCGGCAACGCCTACAGCGACGAGATCCTGCACACCGCGAAGATCTCGCCGTACGCGTCGTCGGGGCGATTGGGCACCGATCAGGTCGACGCGCTGTATGCGGCGCTGCGCTCGGTGCTCACCGACGCCGTCGACCGATCGGTGGGGCAGAAGGCGGCGGAGCTGAAGGGCGAGAAGCGCTCCGGCCTGCGGGTCCACGCCCGGACCGGCCTGCCGTGTCCCGTCTGCGGCGACATCGTCCGAGAGGTCTCCTTCGCGACGAAGTCGTTCCAGTACTGTCCGGGTTGTCAGACCGGCGGCAAGCCGCTGGCGGATCGTCGACTGTCCCGGCTGGTGAGGTAG
- a CDS encoding cupin domain-containing protein → MRRTVRMVAVLGLAVALAGCAEPGQLGDPVEKTTTDAPQVVDGSAPRLPQLLGSGLVEQPLQVETPGPAVYSVRTASIPPGVSIGWHRHPGTETTIVTAGAVTLQTRDGCDPVTYEAGEALFVPDAVPHTLRNDGDVTAELVVAYLLAPGAPDQLSAPAACPAA, encoded by the coding sequence GTGCGCAGGACGGTTCGGATGGTGGCGGTGCTCGGCCTCGCCGTCGCACTGGCCGGGTGCGCGGAGCCGGGGCAGCTCGGCGACCCCGTCGAGAAGACGACGACCGACGCGCCGCAGGTCGTCGACGGATCGGCCCCGCGGCTGCCGCAGCTGCTCGGCAGCGGCCTGGTCGAGCAGCCGTTGCAGGTCGAGACGCCCGGGCCCGCCGTCTACTCGGTGCGCACCGCGAGCATCCCGCCCGGTGTCTCGATCGGCTGGCACCGGCACCCCGGCACCGAGACGACGATCGTCACCGCGGGCGCCGTGACGCTCCAGACCCGCGACGGCTGCGACCCCGTCACCTACGAGGCGGGTGAAGCCCTGTTCGTCCCCGACGCAGTGCCGCACACGCTGCGCAACGACGGCGACGTCACCGCGGAGCTCGTCGTCGCCTATCTGCTCGCGCCGGGTGCCCCCGACCAGCTCAGCGCCCCTGCGGCGTGCCCCGCCGCCTGA
- a CDS encoding cytochrome P450, with translation MSIDVFDPRVFAAGVPHEALRTLRDTDPVSWQDEHEVGIWPAGPGFWAVTRYDDVRHVLRTPQDFSSSLGATQIRDPDPADLPFIRRMVLNMDPPEQVRLRTLVTGAFTRRRLERFADGIRERARALLDAAGDRFDLTDVTDDLPLQNLSDLLGVPYADRPLLKEWTDRVIGYQDPEHAVVVTDADGRPVNPRSPAQLADMFAYAGSLADAKRAHPADDVMTALVQAEVDGERLTDAELHMFFFLLVIAGNDTVRSALPGGVLTLLRNPDEYARLRADPGLLPGAIEEMLRVHPPVLTFRRTATRDLVLAGREIAAGDKVVVYHCSAHSDERRFPDPLRFDPARTPNEHLAFGQGPHLCLGAAFARLQMRAFFTEFLARPPVELDGEPRRLTSNFINGLTRLPVRVTPAGGHRRRGG, from the coding sequence GTGAGCATCGACGTCTTCGACCCCCGGGTCTTCGCCGCCGGCGTCCCGCACGAGGCGTTGCGCACACTGCGCGACACCGATCCGGTCAGTTGGCAGGACGAGCACGAGGTCGGCATCTGGCCCGCCGGTCCGGGGTTCTGGGCCGTCACCCGCTACGACGACGTCCGCCACGTGCTGCGCACCCCGCAGGACTTCTCCTCGTCGCTGGGCGCCACGCAGATCCGCGACCCCGACCCCGCCGACCTGCCGTTCATCCGACGGATGGTCCTCAACATGGACCCGCCCGAGCAGGTGCGGCTGCGCACGCTCGTCACCGGCGCGTTCACCCGCAGGCGCCTGGAGCGCTTCGCGGACGGGATCCGGGAGCGGGCGCGGGCGCTGCTCGACGCGGCCGGCGACCGCTTCGACCTGACCGACGTCACCGACGACCTGCCGCTGCAGAACCTGTCCGACCTGCTCGGCGTGCCGTACGCCGACCGCCCGCTGCTCAAGGAGTGGACCGACCGCGTCATCGGCTACCAGGACCCCGAGCACGCGGTGGTCGTCACCGACGCCGACGGGCGCCCGGTCAACCCGCGCTCGCCCGCCCAGCTGGCCGACATGTTCGCCTACGCCGGGTCCCTCGCCGACGCCAAGCGCGCCCACCCGGCCGACGACGTGATGACCGCGCTCGTGCAGGCCGAGGTCGACGGCGAGCGCCTCACCGACGCCGAGCTGCACATGTTCTTCTTCCTCCTGGTGATCGCGGGCAACGACACCGTCCGCAGCGCGCTGCCCGGCGGCGTCCTGACGCTACTGCGCAACCCCGACGAGTACGCCCGCCTGCGCGCCGACCCGGGCCTGCTGCCCGGCGCGATCGAGGAGATGCTGCGCGTGCACCCTCCGGTGCTGACGTTCCGCCGCACCGCCACCCGCGACCTCGTGCTCGCCGGGCGGGAGATCGCGGCGGGCGACAAGGTCGTCGTCTACCACTGCTCCGCCCACTCCGACGAGCGCCGCTTCCCCGACCCGCTGCGCTTCGACCCCGCGCGCACCCCGAACGAGCACCTCGCGTTCGGTCAGGGCCCGCACCTGTGCCTCGGCGCGGCGTTCGCCCGCCTCCAGATGCGCGCGTTCTTCACCGAGTTCCTCGCGCGGCCGCCGGTCGAGCTCGACGGCGAGCCGCGCCGCCTCACGTCCAACTTCATCAACGGCCTCACCCGCCTCCCCGTGCGCGTCACCCCGGCAGGGGGGCACCGGAGGAGGGGCGGATGA
- a CDS encoding methylated-DNA--[protein]-cysteine S-methyltransferase, whose translation MSEHVDVPAPTHPAAPELAVSVLPAPGPIGALTIGVTGVGFALVVFGDDRATAARAATRLGAGVVESADTEAHAQLTEYLAGGRRVFTTPLDWRLTSGSQRRVLESLFTSVPFGATVTYGELAVRSGLGNPRGVGSIMGSNPIPVVVPCHRVLGADGLGGFGGGRATKEWLLALEGVLPAALDFS comes from the coding sequence ATGAGTGAGCACGTCGACGTGCCTGCCCCGACCCATCCCGCCGCCCCGGAGCTCGCCGTCTCCGTCCTGCCCGCCCCCGGGCCGATCGGGGCGCTCACCATCGGCGTCACCGGGGTGGGGTTCGCGCTGGTCGTGTTCGGTGACGACCGCGCCACCGCCGCACGGGCGGCGACCCGGCTGGGGGCCGGGGTCGTTGAGTCCGCCGACACCGAGGCGCACGCCCAGCTGACGGAGTACCTCGCGGGCGGACGGCGCGTGTTCACGACGCCGCTGGACTGGCGCCTCACCTCCGGCTCCCAGCGCCGGGTGCTGGAGTCGCTGTTCACCTCCGTGCCGTTCGGGGCCACCGTCACCTACGGGGAGCTGGCCGTCCGCAGCGGACTGGGGAACCCGCGCGGCGTCGGCTCGATCATGGGTTCCAACCCGATCCCGGTCGTCGTGCCGTGCCACCGCGTGCTGGGTGCCGACGGGCTGGGCGGGTTCGGCGGCGGCCGGGCCACGAAGGAGTGGCTGCTGGCACTGGAGGGCGTACTCCCGGCCGCGCTGGACTTCTCGTGA
- a CDS encoding TetR/AcrR family transcriptional regulator — MPIGTRSARAEATRTRIVDAAAPLFVERGYLDTTMSGLARAAGVAVQTLYLSFGSKAAVLEAVLDADREDHRSGWDPRSAPDGPAVLSAYVEAAAAEVARRHPLDAVLRAAAADPDPAELLDRSRRAALAAHARVVDELADRPGFTTRVSLQRATEMLDALLSPEVYGRLVVGHGWTVPDWSDWTTRHLRADLFP, encoded by the coding sequence GTGCCCATCGGGACACGTTCGGCGCGGGCCGAGGCCACGCGCACCCGGATCGTCGATGCCGCTGCGCCACTGTTCGTCGAGCGCGGCTACCTGGACACCACCATGTCCGGGCTGGCGAGGGCCGCCGGGGTCGCCGTGCAGACGCTCTACCTCTCCTTCGGCAGCAAGGCCGCGGTACTGGAGGCCGTTCTCGACGCGGATCGCGAGGATCACCGGTCCGGGTGGGATCCGCGGTCGGCGCCGGACGGTCCGGCGGTCCTGTCCGCATACGTCGAGGCGGCCGCGGCCGAGGTCGCCCGCAGGCATCCGCTCGACGCCGTGCTCCGCGCCGCGGCCGCCGACCCCGACCCCGCCGAGCTACTCGACCGCTCCCGGCGCGCGGCACTGGCCGCACACGCCCGCGTCGTCGACGAGCTGGCCGACCGGCCCGGCTTCACGACCCGGGTGTCACTGCAGCGGGCCACCGAGATGCTCGACGCCCTGCTGTCCCCCGAGGTTTACGGGCGGCTCGTCGTCGGCCACGGCTGGACCGTCCCGGACTGGTCGGACTGGACCACCCGCCACCTCCGGGCGGACCTGTTTCCCTGA
- the msrA gene encoding peptide-methionine (S)-S-oxide reductase MsrA, translating into MGLFGRRKMVTADRALPGRPTPLPVTGRHVITGQRIAPPFPAGLATAVFGMGCFWGAERLFWQLPGVWSTAVGYAGGFTENPTYEETCSGRTGHAEVVLVVFDPARIGYADLLRTFWEGHDPTQGMRQGNDRGTQYRSAVYTIDDDQRTLAEAAAASYADALTAARRGAVTTEIAPLGTFFHAEDHHQQYLAKNPGGHCGIGGTGVACPVLA; encoded by the coding sequence ATGGGACTGTTCGGACGTCGGAAGATGGTCACCGCCGACCGTGCGCTGCCGGGGCGGCCGACGCCGTTGCCCGTGACGGGCCGGCACGTGATCACCGGTCAGCGCATCGCGCCGCCGTTCCCGGCCGGCCTGGCCACCGCCGTGTTCGGCATGGGGTGCTTCTGGGGTGCCGAGCGGCTGTTCTGGCAACTGCCGGGGGTCTGGTCGACGGCCGTCGGCTACGCGGGCGGGTTCACCGAGAACCCGACCTACGAGGAGACGTGCTCGGGCCGCACCGGGCACGCCGAGGTGGTGCTGGTCGTGTTCGACCCGGCCCGGATCGGTTACGCCGACCTGCTCCGGACCTTCTGGGAGGGGCACGACCCGACTCAGGGCATGCGCCAGGGCAACGACCGCGGCACGCAGTACCGCTCGGCCGTCTACACGATCGACGACGACCAGCGCACCCTCGCGGAGGCAGCCGCCGCGTCGTACGCCGACGCGCTGACCGCCGCCCGACGCGGCGCCGTCACCACCGAGATCGCGCCGCTCGGCACGTTCTTCCACGCCGAGGACCACCACCAGCAGTACCTCGCGAAGAACCCCGGCGGTCACTGCGGGATCGGCGGCACCGGAGTGGCCTGCCCCGTGCTAGCATGA
- a CDS encoding gamma-glutamyltransferase family protein — MAPTKHEQRGPAGAASSTHYLGTSTAMSVLARGGNAFDAAVAAGFVLQVVEPHLCGPGGEVPAVFVTASDAVPRVLCGQGVAPAAATIERVRDGFGLPIVPGTGLLAATVPGAWDGWLTLLRDHGTWSLADALAPALAYAAGGFPLVPRIAPTIATVADHFRAHWPSSARTWLPDGSVPTSTHRLPALAATWRRLLDAATGPTREARIDAARDAWYRGFVAEEIAAFCTTPVRDETGRDHPGLLVADDLARWSATYEDALTVDVGGGWTVAKPGGWSQGPVLPQMLQLLRDDVRYADGVATADTVHRAAEAAKLAFADREAWYGDSAPVPLAALVSRAYADERRALIGVEASRDLRPGTPDGRAPRLGGYARRPGMRRSDGTGGPGVGEPTVGRTGAVRGDTVHVDVVDAAGNMVSATPSGGWLQSSPTIPALGFCLGTRAQMFWLEEGLPSSLVPGRRPRTTLSPSLGLRDGEPRLAFGTPGGDQQDQWQLCFWLAHTVGGLDLQAAIDTPAWHSTAFPGSFAPRGWEPAGLVVESRLGAATLADLRRRGHEVVDAGEWALGRMCAVGRGEGPLLRAAADTRSGVGAAAAL, encoded by the coding sequence GTGGCACCGACGAAGCACGAGCAGCGGGGGCCGGCCGGGGCCGCCTCCAGCACCCACTACCTCGGCACGTCCACGGCGATGTCCGTGCTCGCCCGCGGCGGCAACGCGTTCGACGCGGCGGTGGCTGCGGGGTTCGTGCTGCAGGTCGTCGAGCCGCACCTGTGCGGGCCGGGGGGTGAGGTTCCCGCGGTGTTCGTCACCGCCTCCGACGCCGTCCCGCGCGTGCTCTGCGGGCAGGGCGTCGCGCCGGCGGCGGCCACGATCGAGCGCGTCCGCGACGGCTTCGGCCTCCCGATCGTGCCGGGCACGGGGCTGCTCGCCGCGACCGTCCCCGGGGCGTGGGACGGCTGGCTGACGCTGCTGCGCGACCACGGCACCTGGAGCCTCGCCGACGCTCTCGCCCCCGCGCTGGCCTACGCGGCGGGCGGGTTCCCGCTGGTCCCGCGGATCGCCCCGACGATCGCGACCGTCGCCGACCACTTCCGCGCGCACTGGCCGTCGTCGGCGCGGACGTGGTTGCCGGACGGCTCGGTGCCCACGTCCACGCACCGGCTCCCGGCACTCGCCGCCACCTGGCGTCGGCTGCTCGACGCGGCCACCGGCCCGACCCGCGAGGCGCGGATCGACGCGGCCCGAGACGCCTGGTACCGCGGTTTCGTCGCCGAGGAGATCGCGGCGTTCTGCACGACCCCCGTGCGCGACGAGACCGGCCGTGACCACCCCGGGCTCCTCGTCGCCGACGACCTCGCCCGCTGGTCGGCGACCTACGAGGACGCGTTGACCGTCGACGTCGGCGGGGGGTGGACGGTGGCGAAGCCCGGCGGCTGGTCGCAGGGCCCGGTGCTCCCGCAGATGCTGCAGCTCCTCCGCGACGACGTGCGCTACGCCGACGGCGTGGCCACCGCAGACACCGTGCACCGCGCCGCCGAGGCCGCCAAGCTCGCCTTCGCCGACCGCGAGGCCTGGTACGGCGACAGCGCCCCGGTGCCGCTCGCCGCGCTGGTGTCCCGCGCGTACGCCGACGAGCGACGGGCGCTGATCGGAGTGGAGGCGTCGCGCGATCTGCGCCCCGGCACCCCCGACGGCCGCGCACCGCGGCTCGGTGGGTACGCCCGCCGACCGGGTATGCGGCGCAGCGACGGCACCGGCGGGCCCGGCGTCGGCGAGCCGACCGTCGGCCGGACCGGGGCCGTCCGCGGCGACACCGTGCACGTCGACGTCGTCGACGCCGCGGGCAACATGGTCTCCGCGACGCCCTCGGGCGGCTGGCTGCAGTCCTCCCCGACGATCCCCGCGCTCGGCTTCTGCCTCGGCACCCGCGCGCAGATGTTCTGGCTGGAGGAGGGACTGCCGTCGTCGCTGGTCCCGGGCCGGCGCCCGCGCACCACGCTGTCCCCGTCGCTGGGGCTCCGCGACGGCGAGCCGCGGCTCGCGTTCGGCACCCCGGGCGGTGACCAGCAGGACCAGTGGCAGCTGTGCTTCTGGCTCGCCCACACCGTCGGCGGGCTCGACCTGCAGGCCGCGATCGACACCCCCGCCTGGCACTCCACCGCGTTCCCCGGCTCGTTCGCCCCGCGCGGCTGGGAGCCGGCCGGTCTCGTCGTGGAGTCGCGGTTGGGAGCGGCGACGCTCGCCGACCTGCGCCGACGCGGGCACGAGGTCGTCGACGCGGGGGAGTGGGCGCTCGGCCGGATGTGCGCGGTGGGCCGGGGTGAGGGCCCGCTGCTCCGGGCCGCCGCCGACACCCGCAGCGGCGTCGGCGCCGCCGCCGCCCTCTAG
- a CDS encoding TM0106 family RecB-like putative nuclease, with amino-acid sequence MTATAGTSCPPAVLLDAGSLTRCRRRIHLDHDPSAVDVPRALPDPSLQQRRADAAAHREQFGAQLAAVLPGFVAAGSAAATAAAVAEQAPYVWGAVPPSDGARRGGAELLVRLAGGGYVPLIVVRHRITDPGTGAVTSPLLAPHPDRAQPDDVRKIRSQPRDLLRLAHLHRLLRSAGWAPADDARHAHAGGVVGLDADAVVWHDLRAGHWPGGRSTLAEYDVRHADRSAVALAAVTGAPALAAPSRVNECRHCPWWPTCEAELRTVGDVSLVVRGEMAVALREVGVHTVEQLAALDPVAEPPVPFPAQPYPDVVALARAWRRDLSVVRRVPRVPVLRADVEVDVDMESFGESGAYLWGALLTHPGGARPGDDADGYRAFATWDPVPTLDEARSFAEFWTWLSAVRARAAASGRTFAAYCYNEQAENRWLLGSAQRFAGMPGIPPLDEVQAFIDDPSWVDLFAVVNDWFLCAHGKGLKRIAPAAGFAWRDAEASGENSMRWYRDAVGLDGAAPDAVQRARLLEYNADDVAATHAVRHWMTSPAIDDVPLAADL; translated from the coding sequence GTGACGGCGACCGCTGGTACCTCCTGCCCCCCTGCCGTCCTGCTCGACGCCGGGTCGCTCACCCGGTGCCGTCGGCGGATCCACCTCGACCACGACCCGTCGGCGGTCGACGTCCCGCGCGCGCTGCCCGACCCGTCGCTGCAGCAGCGCCGGGCCGACGCCGCCGCGCACCGCGAGCAGTTCGGGGCGCAGCTCGCCGCCGTGCTGCCGGGCTTCGTCGCGGCCGGGAGCGCCGCGGCCACCGCCGCCGCCGTCGCGGAGCAGGCGCCGTACGTGTGGGGGGCGGTGCCGCCCTCCGACGGCGCCCGCCGCGGCGGGGCCGAGCTGCTCGTGCGCCTCGCCGGGGGCGGATACGTGCCGCTGATCGTGGTGCGGCACCGGATCACCGACCCCGGCACCGGGGCCGTCACCTCGCCCCTGCTGGCCCCGCACCCCGACCGCGCGCAGCCCGACGACGTCCGCAAGATCCGCTCGCAGCCACGCGACCTGCTGCGCCTGGCCCACCTGCACCGCCTGCTGCGCTCCGCGGGCTGGGCCCCGGCCGACGACGCGCGCCACGCCCACGCGGGCGGGGTCGTCGGGCTCGACGCCGACGCCGTGGTCTGGCACGACCTGCGCGCCGGGCACTGGCCGGGTGGGCGCTCCACCCTCGCCGAGTACGACGTCCGGCACGCCGACCGGTCGGCGGTCGCGCTCGCCGCCGTCACCGGAGCGCCCGCGCTCGCCGCGCCGTCGCGGGTCAACGAGTGTCGGCACTGCCCGTGGTGGCCCACCTGCGAGGCGGAGCTGCGCACCGTCGGCGACGTGAGCCTCGTCGTCCGGGGGGAGATGGCGGTGGCGCTGCGCGAGGTCGGCGTGCACACCGTCGAGCAGCTCGCCGCACTCGATCCCGTCGCCGAGCCCCCGGTCCCGTTCCCCGCACAGCCCTACCCCGACGTCGTCGCTCTGGCGAGGGCGTGGCGGCGCGACCTGTCGGTGGTCCGCCGCGTGCCGCGGGTGCCGGTCCTGCGCGCCGACGTCGAGGTCGACGTCGACATGGAGAGCTTCGGGGAGTCCGGCGCGTACCTGTGGGGTGCGCTGCTCACCCATCCCGGCGGCGCGCGCCCCGGTGACGACGCCGACGGCTACCGCGCGTTCGCCACCTGGGACCCGGTGCCCACCCTCGACGAGGCCCGCTCGTTCGCGGAGTTCTGGACGTGGCTCTCCGCAGTGCGGGCCCGTGCCGCCGCGTCGGGGCGCACGTTCGCCGCCTACTGCTACAACGAGCAGGCCGAGAACCGCTGGCTGCTGGGCTCCGCGCAGCGCTTCGCCGGGATGCCGGGCATCCCGCCGCTCGACGAGGTACAGGCGTTCATCGACGACCCGTCCTGGGTCGATCTCTTCGCGGTGGTCAACGACTGGTTCCTGTGCGCGCACGGCAAGGGCCTCAAGCGCATCGCCCCTGCCGCCGGGTTCGCCTGGCGCGACGCGGAGGCGAGCGGGGAGAACTCGATGCGCTGGTACCGAGACGCCGTGGGGCTGGACGGCGCCGCGCCCGACGCCGTCCAGCGCGCCCGGCTGCTGGAGTACAACGCCGACGACGTGGCCGCCACCCACGCGGTGCGGCACTGGATGACGTCCCCGGCGATCGACGACGTCCCGCTGGCGGCCGACCTCTGA
- a CDS encoding DUF6474 family protein gives MALGRRSRRTDPAKAVTNAAADVGKAVKKPMTGKQAKRMIGVGTAVAPLLAPYALAAAGAARGAWDARKAARLGIAADQLGAYAGPGGALHARLSRVAETLTELESSTTHATDGATAFVADTRPRLADLAVAVRAAEQMPTARRRTAYKAIGHELDRIEIDLLTHLGVATG, from the coding sequence ATGGCTCTGGGGCGACGATCCCGACGGACCGACCCGGCGAAGGCCGTCACGAACGCGGCCGCCGACGTCGGCAAGGCGGTGAAGAAGCCGATGACCGGCAAGCAGGCGAAGCGGATGATCGGCGTGGGCACGGCCGTGGCCCCGCTGCTCGCCCCGTACGCGCTGGCCGCGGCCGGTGCGGCGCGCGGGGCGTGGGATGCCCGCAAGGCCGCTCGGCTCGGCATCGCCGCCGACCAGCTCGGCGCCTACGCCGGCCCCGGCGGCGCGCTGCACGCGCGGCTGTCGCGCGTGGCCGAGACGCTCACCGAGCTGGAGTCCTCGACGACGCACGCCACCGACGGCGCGACGGCGTTCGTCGCCGACACGCGACCCCGCCTGGCCGACCTCGCCGTCGCCGTCCGCGCCGCCGAGCAGATGCCGACGGCGCGGCGCCGCACCGCGTACAAGGCCATCGGGCACGAGCTCGACCGCATCGAGATCGACCTCCTGACGCACCTGGGCGTCGCGACCGGCTGA
- a CDS encoding YcnI family copper-binding membrane protein, which produces MSTRPRRLALRAVTVLTSAGALVLLGTTPAFAHVTAQPGEARQGGYGVVNLRVPTESETAGTVALQVTLPADHPIRSVRTSPVPGWTAVLARSGETVTGVTWTADPGVRIGPGQFADFALSLGPLPTDTDALVLPTVQTYDDGEVVAWDQPPNTDGSEPERPAPTVELLPADSGTEAATSDDTARWIGGAGLLVGALGLGLGGGAVLQNRRNAKESNR; this is translated from the coding sequence ATGTCCACACGTCCCCGACGGCTCGCGCTGCGCGCCGTCACCGTCCTCACGTCCGCGGGCGCACTCGTGCTGCTCGGCACGACTCCCGCGTTCGCCCACGTCACCGCCCAGCCCGGCGAAGCCCGCCAGGGCGGCTACGGCGTCGTCAACCTGCGCGTGCCCACCGAGTCCGAGACCGCGGGCACCGTCGCGCTGCAGGTCACGCTGCCCGCCGACCACCCGATCCGCTCCGTCCGCACCAGCCCCGTGCCCGGCTGGACGGCCGTGCTCGCACGCAGCGGCGAGACCGTCACCGGCGTCACCTGGACCGCCGACCCCGGCGTCCGCATCGGGCCCGGCCAGTTCGCCGACTTCGCCCTGTCGCTGGGCCCGCTGCCCACCGACACCGACGCGCTGGTGCTCCCGACCGTCCAGACCTACGACGACGGCGAGGTCGTGGCGTGGGACCAGCCGCCCAACACCGACGGTTCCGAGCCCGAGCGCCCGGCCCCCACCGTCGAACTGCTGCCCGCCGACTCCGGAACCGAGGCGGCCACCAGCGACGACACGGCCCGCTGGATCGGCGGCGCGGGCCTGCTGGTCGGGGCACTCGGCCTCGGCCTCGGCGGCGGAGCCGTCCTCCAGAACCGACGCAACGCGAAGGAGAGCAACCGATGA
- a CDS encoding copper resistance CopC family protein, with protein sequence MTRTLRTVALTLLCGFALLLGTGVASAHTRLIGSDPADGTTLDAGPARVSLEFNETMQADFSTITVVGPDGTQFQTGEVTADGGAVGIGVSPLGAAGVYEIGYRVISEDGHPVTGSVAFTLTTDGPAVAAAPTSATPGAATPAPAAAAPAVAVDEGGTPVWPWIVGAVVLVGGGVGAALRFGRS encoded by the coding sequence ATGACCCGCACCCTGCGTACCGTGGCCCTGACCCTGCTGTGCGGATTCGCCCTGTTGCTCGGCACCGGCGTCGCGTCCGCCCACACCCGTCTGATCGGCAGCGACCCCGCCGACGGCACCACTCTCGACGCCGGTCCCGCCCGGGTCTCGCTGGAGTTCAACGAGACGATGCAGGCCGACTTCTCGACGATCACGGTCGTCGGACCGGACGGCACCCAGTTCCAGACCGGTGAGGTCACCGCCGACGGCGGCGCCGTCGGCATCGGGGTGTCCCCGCTCGGCGCGGCCGGGGTCTATGAGATCGGCTACCGCGTGATCTCCGAGGACGGGCACCCGGTCACGGGCAGCGTCGCGTTCACGCTGACGACCGACGGCCCCGCGGTGGCCGCCGCCCCCACCTCGGCGACACCGGGCGCCGCGACCCCCGCACCCGCAGCGGCGGCCCCCGCCGTGGCCGTCGACGAGGGCGGCACGCCCGTCTGGCCGTGGATCGTCGGCGCGGTGGTGCTGGTCGGCGGCGGGGTCGGCGCGGCGCTGCGGTTCGGCCGGTCGTGA
- a CDS encoding copper resistance D family protein, producing the protein MTVPTATTRDRLRPAAWAALAVGAAGAATALAGAAVSLGVAVTRVGADVAGVACVGLALVAVLLPGPTGATRRDLARIDTRVDRALLVLGGAWVVLVLLGVTLRSADAFGRTLGQLGGGEVVAWSTRLAAGRGMVLTAGCALVVLVCAVVRLRDPDRIAVRIPLIAALLGVLTPTVTGHAGSAPDHQLAVVTAALHAGAAALWVGGLGALLVLVAAHRPLLDATIGRFSQLAGLCVVIVAITGVLGAQVRLENWGALLTTGYGLLVVAKGVALVALGGLGWLARRRLAAGRTPVLRWAGIEVALMAVTLGLAAALTQTPP; encoded by the coding sequence GTGACCGTCCCGACCGCGACGACGCGCGACCGGCTCCGGCCGGCCGCGTGGGCCGCTCTCGCGGTCGGGGCGGCGGGGGCCGCCACTGCACTCGCCGGAGCCGCGGTGTCGCTGGGCGTCGCCGTCACACGGGTCGGCGCCGACGTGGCCGGGGTCGCGTGCGTCGGGCTCGCGCTCGTCGCCGTTCTGCTGCCGGGCCCGACCGGCGCCACCCGGCGCGATCTCGCCCGCATCGACACCCGCGTCGACCGGGCGCTGCTGGTGCTGGGCGGAGCCTGGGTCGTCCTGGTCCTGCTCGGCGTCACCCTCCGCTCCGCCGACGCGTTCGGCCGCACTCTCGGTCAGCTCGGCGGCGGCGAGGTCGTCGCGTGGTCGACGCGGCTGGCCGCGGGCCGCGGGATGGTCCTGACGGCGGGCTGCGCGCTGGTCGTGCTGGTCTGCGCGGTCGTGCGGTTGCGCGACCCGGACCGGATCGCCGTACGGATCCCGCTGATCGCGGCGTTGCTCGGCGTGCTGACGCCGACCGTCACCGGCCACGCCGGGTCGGCCCCGGACCACCAGCTCGCCGTCGTCACCGCCGCCCTGCACGCCGGGGCGGCGGCGCTGTGGGTCGGCGGGCTGGGTGCGCTGCTGGTGCTGGTCGCCGCGCACCGCCCGCTGCTCGACGCCACGATCGGCCGGTTCTCGCAGCTCGCGGGCCTGTGCGTGGTCATCGTCGCGATCACCGGGGTGCTCGGTGCGCAGGTGCGCCTGGAGAACTGGGGCGCGCTGCTCACCACCGGTTACGGGCTGCTGGTCGTCGCCAAGGGCGTCGCGCTGGTGGCGCTCGGCGGGCTGGGCTGGCTGGCCCGCCGACGGCTCGCGGCCGGCCGGACCCCGGTGCTGCGCTGGGCCGGGATCGAGGTGGCGCTGATGGCGGTCACGCTCGGGCTGGCCGCGGCGCTGACCCAGACGCCTCCTTAA